From one Solanum lycopersicum chromosome 12, SLM_r2.1 genomic stretch:
- the LOC138340318 gene encoding uncharacterized protein, whose protein sequence is MASEIVPPDLFFYQRKKFMHYVKNLFWDELYLYRSYADGLIRRCVPEVEMLSVLEACHSFPVREHHSGIRTAHKFLKCGFYWPTIHQDAHEFAKACDRCQGDGCILRKQELSLNPIPVIELFDVWGIEFMGPFVSSHGMKFGTPRAIISDGGSHFCNKLFKGLLEKYGVRHNVATPYHPQTIVGKLSVKQGIKQILAKTVNARRKTTYRTPIGMSPHQLVYGKACHSPVELEHKAMWAMKKLKMDWNKAADQRLNGLNELDQFRLEAYESSALYKEKMKK, encoded by the exons ATGGCTAGTGAAATCGTCCCACCGGACTTGTTCTtttatcaaaggaaaaagttcatgcattatgtgaaaaatttattttgggatgagctatacttatataggagttacgccgatgggcttattcggcgttgtgtgccagaagttgagatgttgagtgttttggaggcatgccattcttttCCTGTACGTgagcatcatagtggtatccggacAGCTCACAAGTTCTTGAAATGTGGCTTCTATTGGccaaccatccaccaagatgctcatgagttcgccaaggcatgtgatagatgccaagGAGATGGTTGTATTTTGAGAAAGCAAGAGCTCTCTTTAAATCCCATTCCTGTGATTGAattgtttgatgtgtggggcattgaatttatgggcccttttgtgagttctcatgggatgaa atttggcaccccaagggctattatcagtgatgggggatcccacttttgcaacaagctgtttaagggattattggaaaaatatggggttcgccataatgtggccactccttaccatcctcaaactatagtgggcaagttgagtgTCAAACAGGGAATTAAGCAGATTTTGGCAAAAACGGTGAATGCTAGGAGAAA GACAACATACaggactcccataggtatgtccccacACCAACTTGTgtatgggaaggcttgtcactcaccggttgaattagagcataaggccatgtgggcaatgaagaagttgaaaatggattggaataaGGCTGCGGATCAGAGGTTAAAcgggttgaatgagcttgatcAATTTCGCTTGGaggcatatgaaagttcagccctctacaaagaaaagatgaagaagtag